The following proteins are co-located in the Haloplanus sp. HW8-1 genome:
- the hutI gene encoding imidazolonepropionase has protein sequence MTDITLVHGARQVVRVDEDGLDTIADGSVAVADGTVAAVGATADVTDRYPIGAAETVVDASGKTVLPGYVDPHTHAVFAGERVDEFAAKLGGKSYQEIQAEGGGILATVRAVRDATLETLTENLLDHLDVMLAHGTTTAEVKSGYGLATDAELKLLEAIDRADDRHPIDVIPTFLGAHAVPEGEDEAAYVDYVIDEQLPAVADDDLAVFCDVFCDEGAFSREQSRRVLEAGIDHGVTPKIHAEEFARLGGVRLASDLGAVSADHLLRATEADAAALAEAGVTPVLLPGTAFALGAAYADPTLFQDAGAPVALATDFNPNCYTQSMEFAVSLACNGMRMTPAAALRGATRHAAEALALADGRGTLREGAPGDLLVADVPRFEYVPYNPGVRTTDTVIKGGEVVHRE, from the coding sequence ATGACCGACATCACGCTCGTCCACGGCGCGCGCCAGGTCGTCCGAGTCGACGAGGACGGCCTCGATACGATCGCGGACGGAAGCGTCGCCGTCGCCGATGGGACCGTCGCCGCCGTCGGGGCGACTGCCGACGTGACCGATCGGTACCCGATCGGCGCGGCCGAGACGGTCGTCGACGCCAGCGGCAAGACCGTCCTGCCGGGGTACGTCGATCCACACACACACGCCGTCTTCGCGGGCGAGCGCGTCGACGAGTTCGCCGCGAAGCTCGGCGGGAAGAGCTATCAGGAGATCCAGGCCGAGGGCGGCGGTATCCTCGCGACGGTCCGGGCGGTTCGCGACGCGACGCTCGAGACGCTCACGGAGAACCTCCTCGACCACCTCGACGTGATGCTCGCCCACGGCACCACGACCGCGGAGGTGAAATCCGGCTACGGTCTCGCGACGGACGCCGAACTGAAACTCCTGGAAGCGATCGACCGGGCCGACGACCGCCACCCGATCGACGTGATTCCGACGTTCCTCGGCGCACACGCCGTGCCCGAGGGGGAAGACGAGGCGGCGTACGTCGACTACGTGATCGACGAACAACTGCCGGCGGTTGCCGACGACGACCTCGCGGTCTTCTGTGACGTGTTCTGCGACGAAGGGGCGTTCTCGCGCGAGCAGTCGCGCCGGGTCCTCGAAGCCGGGATCGATCACGGGGTGACGCCGAAGATCCACGCCGAGGAGTTCGCCAGACTCGGCGGGGTACGACTGGCCAGCGACCTCGGGGCGGTGAGCGCCGATCACCTCCTCCGGGCGACCGAAGCGGACGCCGCGGCGCTGGCCGAGGCGGGCGTCACGCCGGTGTTGCTGCCCGGGACCGCGTTCGCGCTCGGAGCGGCGTACGCCGATCCGACGCTGTTTCAGGACGCCGGCGCCCCGGTTGCGCTCGCAACCGATTTCAATCCGAACTGCTACACACAGAGCATGGAGTTCGCCGTCTCGCTCGCCTGCAACGGGATGCGGATGACGCCGGCGGCCGCGCTCCGCGGTGCGACACGGCACGCCGCCGAAGCGCTCGCGCTCGCCGACGGCCGGGGGACGCTGCGGGAGGGAGCGCCGGGCGACCTACTCGTCGCCGACGTCCCCCGCTTCGAGTACGTCCCGTACAACCCCGGCGTCCGGACCACGGACACCGTGATCAAAGGGGGAGAGGTGGTCCACCGTGAGTGA
- a CDS encoding response regulator transcription factor, whose amino-acid sequence MSGTDSADVRTLVVDDEQEVADAYALRLRSYCDVETAYSGETALSIVDESPIDVVLLDRHMPGMSGDDVLSELVERGYDGRVVMVTAVDPGLDVLGMPFDDYLCKPVEREDIRAVIDQQRRILAYELLGEYFSAEAKRAVLEAELGSEKRREHEEYTAVAERAERLERRARRLLTDDDVLDRFDAVDREEI is encoded by the coding sequence ATGTCCGGAACCGATAGCGCGGACGTTCGTACGCTCGTCGTCGACGACGAGCAGGAAGTGGCGGACGCGTATGCACTGCGGCTACGAAGCTACTGTGACGTCGAGACGGCCTACAGCGGCGAGACGGCGCTTTCGATCGTCGACGAGTCGCCGATCGATGTCGTCCTTCTGGACCGGCACATGCCGGGCATGTCGGGTGACGACGTGTTGTCCGAACTCGTCGAACGGGGATACGACGGGCGAGTCGTCATGGTGACCGCCGTCGATCCCGGCCTCGACGTTCTCGGAATGCCGTTCGACGATTATCTGTGCAAGCCGGTCGAACGCGAGGACATTCGCGCAGTCATCGATCAGCAGCGACGGATCCTCGCGTACGAACTGCTCGGGGAGTACTTCAGCGCCGAGGCCAAACGAGCGGTGCTCGAAGCCGAACTGGGCTCCGAGAAACGCCGCGAACACGAGGAATATACGGCCGTGGCCGAGCGAGCGGAACGACTCGAACGCCGGGCGAGACGACTGCTGACCGACGACGACGTTCTCGATCGGTTCGACGCGGTCGACCGCGAGGAGATATGA
- the hutU gene encoding urocanate hydratase gives MFDHPRDEPPSERWRALDGAPEGTELNAKGWRQEAAYRLLNNNLDPEVGEAPEDLVVYGGSGRAARSWDAYDAICEELLDLEDDETLLVQSGKPVGRFRTHERAPRVLIANSNLVGNWDDWDHFHELEAEGLMMYGQMTAGSWAYIGTQGIIQGTYETLAECANQQFDGSLEGTITVTAGLGGMGGAQPLAVTMNGGVCIAADVDAERIDRRIETGYCQEKADDVADAIRRAEAAAEAGEPYSVGVHLNAAELFEELLDRGLVPDVVTDQTSAHDPIEGYYPSGYTLDEAERLREEDRERYREESLRTMERHVDGILEMQERGAVAFEYGNNIRGEVADYRDGDEPWPLTGTPGDEREPFDFPGFVPAYVRPMFCRGRGPFRWLALSGAEADIHRTDEAILNLFPEKKRLRRWIELAREQVGFQGLPARVCWLGYETNDDGLTERAQFALRINELVREGEISAPIVVTRDHLDAGSVASPNRETEAMRDGTDAVADWPILNALVNCAAGADIVSVHDGGGVGIGNSLHTNNHVVLDGSAAAAETARRVFTTDPGMGVVRHADAGYEDALDEADRSNVHVPMRED, from the coding sequence ATGTTCGACCATCCACGCGACGAACCGCCGAGCGAACGGTGGCGCGCCCTCGATGGCGCCCCCGAAGGGACCGAACTGAACGCCAAGGGATGGCGCCAGGAGGCCGCCTACCGGTTGCTGAACAACAACCTCGATCCGGAGGTGGGCGAGGCCCCGGAGGATCTCGTGGTGTACGGGGGGTCCGGTCGGGCGGCCCGGAGCTGGGACGCCTACGACGCCATCTGCGAGGAACTACTCGACCTGGAGGACGACGAGACGCTCCTCGTCCAGAGCGGAAAGCCGGTGGGACGGTTCCGGACACACGAGCGCGCTCCCCGCGTCCTCATCGCCAACTCGAATCTCGTCGGGAACTGGGACGACTGGGACCACTTCCACGAACTCGAAGCGGAGGGGCTCATGATGTACGGACAGATGACCGCCGGGTCGTGGGCGTACATCGGAACCCAGGGGATCATCCAGGGGACGTACGAGACGCTGGCCGAGTGTGCCAACCAGCAGTTCGACGGATCGCTCGAAGGCACGATCACCGTCACCGCGGGCCTCGGCGGGATGGGTGGCGCACAGCCCCTCGCCGTGACGATGAACGGCGGCGTGTGCATCGCGGCCGACGTCGACGCCGAGCGGATCGACCGCCGCATCGAGACGGGGTACTGTCAGGAGAAAGCCGACGACGTCGCGGACGCCATCCGGCGGGCCGAGGCGGCCGCGGAGGCCGGGGAGCCCTACAGCGTGGGCGTCCACCTGAACGCGGCGGAGCTGTTCGAGGAACTGCTCGACCGCGGCCTCGTGCCCGACGTCGTAACCGATCAGACCTCCGCACACGATCCCATCGAGGGATACTACCCCAGCGGCTACACGCTCGACGAAGCCGAACGACTCCGGGAGGAGGACAGGGAGCGGTATCGCGAGGAGAGCCTGCGGACGATGGAGCGACACGTCGACGGCATCCTCGAGATGCAAGAGCGGGGTGCCGTCGCCTTCGAGTACGGAAACAACATCCGTGGGGAGGTCGCCGACTACCGCGACGGCGACGAACCGTGGCCGCTCACCGGCACGCCGGGCGACGAACGGGAGCCGTTCGACTTCCCGGGGTTCGTCCCCGCGTACGTCCGACCGATGTTCTGTCGTGGACGGGGACCGTTCCGGTGGCTCGCGCTGTCGGGCGCGGAGGCCGACATCCACCGGACCGACGAGGCGATCCTGAACCTGTTTCCCGAGAAGAAGCGCCTCCGGCGGTGGATCGAACTGGCACGGGAGCAAGTCGGGTTCCAGGGGCTGCCAGCCCGGGTCTGCTGGCTCGGGTACGAAACGAACGACGACGGCCTCACCGAGCGTGCGCAGTTTGCCCTCCGGATCAACGAACTCGTCCGAGAGGGCGAGATCTCCGCGCCGATCGTCGTGACCCGTGACCACCTCGATGCGGGGTCGGTCGCGTCGCCGAATCGGGAGACCGAAGCGATGCGCGACGGCACGGACGCGGTCGCCGACTGGCCGATCCTGAACGCGTTGGTGAACTGTGCCGCGGGCGCCGACATCGTCAGCGTCCACGACGGCGGCGGCGTGGGGATCGGAAACTCGCTCCACACCAACAATCACGTCGTCCTCGATGGCAGCGCCGCGGCCGCGGAGACGGCACGGCGGGTGTTCACGACCGATCCCGGGATGGGCGTCGTCCGGCACGCCGACGCCGGCTACGAGGACGCACTCGACGAGGCCGACCGATCGAACGTCCACGTCCCGATGCGGGAGGACTGA
- a CDS encoding sensor histidine kinase: protein MTEERGTAIPVDEFPDPVLVYAVEGRDAYVTTANEAFERRFDDAPPDTPLSAIFERFGVVDTTGDEEPLTHLVRGNRVGLYLDGDGDRGPFFVRVVPSEADTGYLVFCDLRECPDIQEPPAVDQVGSVISHDLRNPLDVAKAHLQAARETGDPEHFESVADAHDRMERIIRDVLTLTREDVVVEPSDRVSIEAAATDAWRSVDTDRSTLDLTGVLPTVTADPGRVRRLFENLFRNSVEQGTEDGDRSSDRGDEAASESGVTVTVGTLENGFYVSDDGPGIPPERREVVFEPGYSTQDGGTGLGLAIVERIVAAHGWTLTLTTAECGGVRFEVRF from the coding sequence ATGACCGAGGAGCGTGGTACGGCGATCCCGGTGGACGAGTTTCCGGATCCCGTTCTCGTCTACGCCGTGGAGGGTCGCGACGCCTACGTAACGACGGCGAACGAGGCCTTCGAGCGCCGTTTCGACGACGCCCCGCCGGACACGCCGCTCTCGGCGATATTCGAACGATTTGGCGTCGTCGATACGACCGGGGACGAGGAGCCACTCACCCACCTCGTTCGAGGCAATCGCGTCGGACTCTATCTCGATGGAGACGGCGATCGAGGGCCGTTCTTCGTACGAGTGGTCCCCTCGGAGGCCGATACCGGCTATCTCGTGTTTTGTGATCTGCGGGAGTGTCCCGATATCCAAGAACCGCCCGCCGTCGATCAGGTCGGTAGTGTGATCAGCCACGACCTCCGTAATCCGCTTGACGTCGCCAAGGCCCATCTCCAAGCGGCACGTGAGACGGGCGACCCGGAACACTTCGAGTCGGTCGCCGACGCACACGATCGGATGGAACGGATCATCCGCGACGTCCTCACGCTCACGCGGGAGGACGTCGTCGTGGAGCCGTCGGACCGAGTCTCGATCGAAGCCGCCGCGACGGACGCGTGGCGATCGGTCGATACCGACCGGTCGACGCTCGATTTGACGGGAGTGCTCCCGACCGTCACCGCCGATCCCGGCCGTGTTCGGCGACTGTTCGAGAATCTGTTTCGGAACAGCGTCGAACAGGGGACTGAGGACGGGGATAGATCCTCCGATCGAGGCGACGAGGCTGCGTCCGAGAGTGGGGTGACGGTTACCGTCGGCACGCTAGAGAACGGCTTCTACGTGAGCGACGACGGCCCGGGCATTCCGCCGGAGAGACGTGAGGTGGTCTTCGAACCGGGATACTCCACCCAGGACGGAGGGACTGGGCTCGGCCTCGCGATCGTCGAACGGATCGTCGCCGCACACGGCTGGACGCTGACGCTCACGACGGCCGAATGCGGTGGCGTGCGGTTCGAGGTGCGGTTCTGA
- a CDS encoding bacterio-opsin activator domain-containing protein, with protein MDDRLRQSPLGVLDVSADGTVTDSNETGRALIGITTDPTGGSLADVFPQSVDNTLFTAFEGEGVTETEFEEYYPDLERWLGVSVVALDEGGAVYMRDVTERRRAKQSLERLRQERKRTALIDDVRSDVLAALVGATSRAEIAETICRGLGETDLCEFAWVGERDIGRDDLAVRAVAGESGETLRAVRDALDDGTVTTPEERAVESGRLRTVQPLTASSAVPESVRTAGFADGIQSTLAIPLVYGSNVHGVVGVYADGTETFSERERASFETLGEVAGFAITAVRNRNLLLSDSVAEVTFELGGGSVLARLSRALDSTVKLEGTVPQSDDALLCFVSIDGDDVDRIGHTAAGIEAVEDARVVSESDSGGSVELTVRGGTPLLAISSLGGTVRQAAFERGTGRLVVELPPDGDVRRIVETISREYDAEFVAKEERERAATTTREFRDELGDRLTKRQETVLRTAYLADYFESPRGSTAEEVASSLDITGSTLLYHLRAGQRKLLDAYFGDLTRQPEG; from the coding sequence ATGGATGACCGGCTTCGGCAGTCACCCCTCGGTGTTCTCGACGTCTCGGCCGACGGGACCGTCACGGACAGCAACGAGACTGGCCGGGCACTGATCGGCATCACGACCGACCCGACGGGGGGCTCGCTCGCCGACGTGTTCCCGCAGTCCGTCGACAATACACTGTTCACGGCATTCGAGGGCGAGGGCGTCACCGAGACGGAGTTCGAGGAGTATTATCCCGATCTCGAACGGTGGCTCGGCGTCTCCGTCGTCGCTCTTGACGAGGGGGGGGCGGTGTATATGCGGGACGTGACGGAGCGACGGCGTGCGAAACAGTCGCTCGAACGACTACGGCAAGAGCGCAAACGAACGGCCCTCATCGACGACGTGCGTTCGGACGTCCTCGCAGCACTCGTCGGTGCCACGTCCCGTGCGGAGATCGCCGAAACGATCTGTCGAGGGCTCGGTGAAACCGACCTGTGCGAATTTGCCTGGGTCGGGGAGCGCGATATCGGACGCGACGATCTCGCCGTCCGCGCCGTCGCGGGTGAATCCGGCGAGACGCTCCGGGCCGTCCGTGACGCACTCGACGACGGGACCGTGACGACACCCGAGGAGCGCGCAGTCGAGAGCGGCCGACTGCGGACCGTACAGCCACTCACCGCCAGCTCTGCAGTCCCCGAGTCGGTGCGGACGGCGGGATTCGCGGACGGTATCCAATCGACATTGGCCATTCCGCTCGTCTACGGGTCGAACGTCCACGGGGTAGTCGGCGTCTACGCGGACGGCACCGAGACGTTCTCCGAACGGGAGCGGGCCAGTTTCGAGACGCTGGGCGAGGTCGCAGGATTCGCGATCACTGCGGTCCGGAATCGGAATCTCCTGCTCTCGGATAGCGTCGCGGAGGTCACCTTCGAACTCGGCGGTGGTTCGGTACTGGCGAGGCTGAGTCGGGCGCTCGACTCGACGGTGAAACTGGAAGGGACTGTGCCACAGAGTGACGATGCGTTGCTCTGTTTCGTCTCGATTGACGGCGACGACGTGGATCGAATCGGCCACACGGCCGCCGGGATCGAGGCCGTCGAGGACGCCCGGGTCGTCAGCGAGTCCGATTCGGGTGGCTCCGTCGAACTCACCGTCCGTGGCGGGACACCCTTGCTCGCGATATCCTCGCTCGGAGGCACCGTACGACAGGCGGCCTTCGAGAGGGGGACCGGACGGCTGGTCGTCGAACTACCCCCGGACGGTGACGTCCGGCGTATCGTAGAGACGATCAGTCGCGAGTACGACGCGGAGTTCGTCGCGAAGGAGGAACGTGAACGGGCGGCGACGACTACGCGTGAGTTCCGTGACGAATTGGGCGACCGACTGACGAAGCGACAGGAGACGGTGCTTCGAACCGCGTACCTCGCCGACTATTTCGAGTCCCCGCGGGGAAGCACGGCCGAAGAAGTCGCCTCCTCGCTCGATATTACCGGATCGACGCTCCTGTACCATCTACGCGCCGGACAGCGAAAACTTCTGGATGCGTATTTCGGTGATCTGACGCGACAACCCGAGGGGTAA
- a CDS encoding ATP-binding protein, which yields MVPVATLSELALNALAATGLGWTTWTAYQSREQPSATPFIALLATLTLWAVFSLGSALPGVSAVSLLSSIFDLAQFGTALAVPGVWTVYTLSYTGRGTGLTWKRIVLLAGIVLPVVLGAIVIAVGTSDTAVERAIAPLIGWELLYLFALFLYATYLLVDLGGSHARVSNTQVIVLTTGVAAPYLVSLVGNDTSLVGSTTIGLLVSGGLLATAVRRYPVMTGFPKADYVARTRVVETLQEALVVLDWDDHVLDVNEATAELFDTSGKALIGEPIRSVIDGLEGTDLPTGATGTVALRTSKGRRQFQFSVSAVDEAAADDTDDPVARTVLFRDVTDRRTREQRLTVLNRILRHNVRNGLDVVLAYADRIDDEELRAGIREGTSDLLELSKKVRDAEEVMTESTDPPEPIDLTEVASTVVERFRTDGESADISLVCPEEVSIFSHPTVIREVLSELVENSLAHTAADSPHVEIRLREVSDGTVELSVADDGPGLPEREREILATGTETQLKHGQGIGLWFVNWAITQLGGDLRFRENDPDGSIVTIRLYDAVT from the coding sequence ATGGTCCCCGTAGCGACGCTGAGCGAACTGGCCCTCAACGCGCTCGCAGCCACGGGGCTGGGGTGGACGACCTGGACGGCCTACCAGTCTCGGGAACAGCCCAGTGCGACCCCGTTCATCGCGCTGCTCGCTACCCTGACGCTGTGGGCGGTCTTCTCACTCGGGTCGGCGCTGCCCGGCGTCTCGGCCGTGAGTCTGCTCTCGTCGATCTTCGATCTGGCCCAGTTCGGCACCGCACTGGCGGTTCCTGGCGTCTGGACGGTGTACACACTCAGTTATACCGGCCGTGGAACCGGGCTGACGTGGAAACGAATCGTTCTACTGGCCGGTATCGTGCTTCCGGTGGTCCTCGGCGCTATCGTCATCGCGGTCGGTACCTCGGACACCGCCGTCGAACGCGCCATCGCGCCGTTGATCGGCTGGGAACTCCTGTATCTGTTCGCGCTGTTCCTGTACGCGACGTATCTTCTGGTCGATCTCGGCGGAAGCCATGCCCGCGTCTCGAACACACAGGTGATCGTTCTGACGACGGGCGTCGCTGCCCCGTACCTCGTGAGCCTCGTCGGCAACGATACCTCTCTCGTCGGCAGTACGACGATCGGGTTGCTCGTATCGGGGGGACTGCTGGCAACTGCCGTGCGACGGTATCCAGTGATGACTGGCTTCCCGAAGGCCGATTACGTCGCCCGAACGCGCGTGGTCGAAACGCTACAGGAGGCGCTCGTCGTCCTCGACTGGGACGACCACGTCCTCGACGTCAACGAGGCAACGGCCGAACTGTTCGATACGTCCGGGAAGGCGCTGATCGGCGAACCGATCCGGTCGGTCATCGACGGTCTCGAAGGAACGGACCTGCCGACGGGAGCGACGGGAACGGTCGCGCTTCGGACGTCGAAGGGACGCCGACAGTTCCAGTTCAGCGTCTCCGCAGTCGACGAAGCCGCGGCTGACGATACGGACGACCCCGTCGCCAGGACCGTCCTCTTCCGGGACGTTACCGACCGACGAACCAGGGAACAGCGACTCACAGTTCTCAACCGCATCCTCCGTCACAACGTTCGGAACGGTCTGGACGTCGTACTCGCGTACGCCGATCGGATCGACGACGAGGAACTTCGGGCCGGGATTCGGGAGGGTACGTCCGACCTCCTCGAACTGAGTAAAAAAGTCAGGGACGCGGAGGAGGTCATGACCGAGAGCACCGATCCCCCGGAGCCGATCGATCTGACCGAGGTGGCGAGCACCGTCGTCGAGCGGTTTCGAACCGACGGCGAGTCGGCCGATATCTCGCTTGTCTGCCCGGAGGAAGTGTCGATCTTTTCTCATCCGACCGTGATTCGAGAAGTGCTCTCCGAACTGGTCGAGAACTCCCTCGCACACACGGCCGCGGATTCGCCACACGTCGAAATCCGGCTTCGGGAGGTGTCGGACGGGACGGTCGAACTATCCGTCGCGGACGATGGACCTGGGCTCCCCGAACGGGAACGGGAGATCCTCGCGACCGGAACGGAGACACAACTCAAACACGGCCAGGGTATCGGGCTCTGGTTCGTCAACTGGGCGATCACCCAGTTGGGAGGCGACCTTCGGTTCCGGGAGAACGATCCCGACGGCAGTATCGTCACGATTCGGCTCTACGACGCGGTGACCTGA
- the hutH gene encoding histidine ammonia-lyase, translated as MSEAVAVDGESLTPADVEAVAREGAEVSIPESVRERVRDSRERIEEILETGDPVYGVNTGFGELVDERIAAEDIEAIQRNLVRSHAAGAGDELPTEVVRGMLVTRLNTLVKGFSGIRERVVDLLAGLLNKGVHPVVRSKGSLGASGDLAPLAHMTLVLLGEGTATVDGERLDGDAALERAGLEPVELRAKEGLALINGTQLTVSLGALTVLDAERAVRAADIAGAMTTEVTTSTTASADPRINDVRPHRGHRESADNVRSITTDSEIVASHRNCDRVQDAYSIRCLPQVHGAVRDAVSHLREVVTIELNSATDNPLVFDADNVDGHASGTDDTAVLSGGNFHGEPLALPLDYVTSALSELAAISERRLDRLLNPNVQEDHLPPFLAEDAGLRSGYMIAQYAAADLVSTNQAEGRPSMTNVPVSGNQEDHVSMSAQSALRADEAVDRTRRVVASELVCATQALEYVDPDLDPGDGTAAARACVRERVPRLDEDRPIHTDIDAATELVASGTLEGQVEDAIDGSLR; from the coding sequence GTGAGTGAGGCCGTCGCCGTCGACGGCGAGTCGCTCACGCCGGCCGACGTCGAGGCCGTGGCCCGCGAGGGTGCCGAAGTCTCGATCCCGGAGTCCGTGCGCGAGCGAGTGCGCGACTCCCGCGAACGGATCGAGGAGATCCTGGAGACCGGCGATCCGGTCTACGGCGTCAACACTGGCTTCGGCGAACTCGTCGACGAACGGATCGCCGCCGAAGACATCGAGGCGATTCAGCGAAACCTCGTGCGGAGCCACGCGGCCGGCGCCGGCGACGAACTGCCGACCGAGGTCGTCCGTGGGATGCTGGTGACGCGGCTCAACACGCTCGTCAAGGGATTTTCAGGTATTCGAGAACGGGTCGTCGACCTGCTCGCCGGGCTGCTCAACAAGGGCGTCCACCCCGTCGTCCGGTCGAAGGGGAGCCTCGGTGCGAGCGGCGACCTCGCCCCCCTGGCACACATGACGCTCGTGCTTCTCGGCGAGGGGACGGCCACGGTCGACGGCGAGCGACTGGACGGCGACGCGGCGCTCGAACGCGCCGGCCTCGAACCGGTCGAACTCCGGGCGAAGGAGGGGTTGGCGCTCATCAACGGCACGCAGCTCACCGTCAGTCTCGGCGCCCTGACGGTCCTAGACGCGGAGCGGGCGGTTCGGGCGGCGGACATCGCAGGCGCGATGACGACCGAAGTGACGACCAGTACGACGGCGTCGGCGGATCCCCGGATCAACGACGTCAGACCCCACCGAGGCCACCGCGAGTCCGCCGACAACGTCCGCTCGATCACCACCGACTCAGAGATCGTGGCGTCCCACCGGAACTGCGACCGCGTACAGGACGCGTACTCGATCCGCTGTCTACCCCAGGTCCACGGCGCCGTTCGCGACGCCGTCAGCCACCTCAGAGAGGTCGTCACGATCGAACTGAACAGCGCGACCGACAACCCGCTGGTTTTCGACGCCGACAACGTCGACGGCCACGCGAGCGGTACCGACGACACGGCGGTACTCTCCGGGGGAAACTTCCACGGCGAGCCCCTCGCGCTCCCCCTCGATTACGTTACGAGCGCGCTCTCGGAACTCGCGGCGATCAGCGAACGGCGCCTCGACCGCCTTCTCAACCCGAACGTCCAGGAGGACCACCTCCCGCCCTTTCTCGCCGAGGACGCAGGGCTTCGATCCGGCTACATGATCGCGCAGTACGCGGCCGCGGATCTAGTGAGCACGAACCAAGCCGAGGGCCGGCCGTCGATGACCAACGTCCCGGTGAGCGGCAACCAGGAGGACCACGTGAGCATGAGCGCACAGAGTGCGCTTCGCGCTGACGAGGCGGTCGACCGGACGCGCCGTGTCGTCGCCTCCGAACTCGTCTGTGCGACGCAGGCCCTCGAGTACGTCGACCCGGATCTCGATCCGGGGGACGGGACTGCGGCGGCGCGGGCGTGCGTGCGCGAGCGCGTCCCGAGACTCGACGAGGATCGACCGATCCACACCGACATCGACGCGGCCACCGAACTCGTCGCCTCGGGCACCCTCGAAGGGCAGGTCGAGGACGCGATCGACGGATCCCTCCGATAG
- a CDS encoding winged helix-turn-helix domain-containing protein: protein MSAHSTPRSKRSTGRTANDDLSATELFDLFGDEYTRRVFGAITDQPRSGRAVAETADVSRATAYRRLNELRDAGLVRTEMMICDDGHHKERFEAVATSLSVSLDGGLEATVDVAE from the coding sequence ATGTCCGCCCACTCGACTCCGAGGTCGAAGCGCTCCACCGGCCGAACGGCGAACGACGATCTCTCGGCGACCGAACTGTTCGATCTCTTCGGCGACGAATACACGCGTCGTGTGTTCGGAGCGATCACGGATCAGCCACGAAGCGGCCGTGCCGTCGCCGAAACAGCGGACGTCTCGCGAGCGACGGCGTATCGCCGACTCAACGAACTTCGTGACGCGGGGCTCGTCCGTACCGAGATGATGATCTGTGACGACGGCCACCACAAGGAACGGTTCGAGGCCGTCGCCACGTCGCTGTCCGTCTCTCTCGACGGCGGACTCGAGGCGACGGTCGACGTCGCCGAGTGA